In Balaenoptera acutorostrata chromosome 19, mBalAcu1.1, whole genome shotgun sequence, the following proteins share a genomic window:
- the DNAAF3 gene encoding dynein axonemal assembly factor 3 isoform X4 — protein sequence MTTPAGSGTGFGSVSWWGLSPAVDLQAESPPVDPDSQADTEHGTPELNVLLLGSVDGRHLLRTLARAALWPRRRFRFYVLENNMEAVARHMLIFCLALEDPEKMGLQERSETFLEVWGNSLLRPPVAAFVRAQAGRLARLVPEPDRLAEQLPWLSLGALKEGREDQARVIHTSEFRRWRDTGVAFELRDASAYHVPNRTLASGRLLSHRGERVAARGYWGDIVTGPFVAFGIEADDETLLRTSNGQPIKTAGEITQHNVTELFREMAAWGRPRAAQGDPAQVQGDADGSPEPAAPVPESFAVHFLSLGSALTLHHKSCYKGRFQLLYMACGMVHLLSPELGACVAPGGRLIVELAQFLVDLRQEQLQGFSTRVGELAQAAGFAPHPGARRSQTFARFYKAGNSAPSHKDPAVGSGTPPPGVLAPPLEATNPPPEDLTQPLEGGTPPSEPLKRPSESQASLLEALVPPTGSQTPKPESLTVPPETNSPIPNF from the exons ATGACCACACCAGCGGGCTCGGGCACTGGCTTCGGCTCTGTGTCCTGGTGGGGCCTGTCCCCGGCGGTTGACCTGCAGGCTGAGA GTCCTCCTGTGGACCCAGACTCACAGGCCGATACAGAGCACGGGACCCCCGAGCTAAATGTGCTGCTGTTGGGCTCCGTGGATGGGCGACACCTGCTACGGACCCTGGCCCGGGCGGCTCTCTGGCCTCGAAGGAGGTTCCGT TTTTATGTGCTGGAGAATAATATGGAAGCTGTAGCCCGGCACATGCTGATTTTCTGCCTAGCCCTGGAGGATCCTGAGAAGATGGGGTTGCAAG AGAGGAGCGAGACCTTCCTGGAGGTGTGGGGGAACTCGCTGCTGCGCCCGCCTGTGGCCGCCTTCGTGCGCGCCCAGGCCGGCCGCTTGGCTCGCCTCGTCCCGGAGCCCGATCGCCTGGCGGAGCAGCTGCCCTGGCTCAGCCTGGGCGCCCTCAAG gagggaagggaggatcAG GCCCGAGTCATCCACACCAGTGAGTTCCGGCGCTGGAGGGACACAGGAGTCGCCTTTGAACTCAGAGACGCCAGCGCTTATCACGTGCCCAACCGGACCCTGGCGTCCGGTCGCCTCCTGAGCCAC CGCGGGGAGCGCGTAGCAGCGCGCGGGTACTGGGGGGACATCGTCACGGGGCCCTTCGTGGCCTTCGGCATCGAAGCGGACGACGAGACCCTCCTGAGGACCAGCAACGGGCAGCCTATCAAG ACTGCGGGCGAGATCACGCAGCACAACGTGACGGAGCTGTTCCGAGAGATGGCCGCCTGGGGGCGCCCGAGAGCCGCCCAGGGAGACCCCGCGCAGGTGCAAGGCGACGCGGATGGAAGCCCGGAGCCTG CAGCCCCTGTCCCGGAATCCTTTGCGGTCCACTTCCTGTCCCTCGGTTCTGCCCTGACCCTCCACCACAAGAGCTGCTACAAGGGACGGTTCCAGCTTCTCTACATGGCTTGTGG GATGGTCCATCTTCTCAGCCCTGAGCTCGGGGCCTGCGTGGCCCCCGGAGGACGCCTCATTGTAGAATTAGCCCA GTTCCTAGTGGACCTGCGGCAGGAGCAGCTGCAGGGGTTCTCCACCCGGGTCGGGGAGCTAGCACAGGCGGCTGGATTCGCCCCACATCCGGGGGCCAGGCGCTCGCAGACCTTCGCGCGCTTCTACAAGGCCGGAAACTCTGCTCCCAGCCACAAGGACCCAGCTGTGGGATCTGGGACTCCGCCCCCTGGAGTCCTGGCCCCGCCCCTTGAGGCAACCAACCCTCCCCCCGAGGACCTGACCCAGCCCCTTGAAGGCGGGACCCCACCCTCTGAACCCCTCAAACGGCCCTCAGAGTCTCAGGCTTCACTGTTGGAGGCTTTGGTTCCACCCACAGGGAGTCAGACCCCCAAACCAGAGAGTCTGACTGTACCTCCAGAGACCAACTCCCCAATCCCTAACTTCTAA
- the DNAAF3 gene encoding dynein axonemal assembly factor 3 isoform X2: MTTPAGSGTGFGSVSWWGLSPAVDLQAESPPVDPDSQADTEHGTPELNVLLLGSVDGRHLLRTLARAALWPRRRFRFYVLENNMEAVARHMLIFCLALEDPEKMGLQERSETFLEVWGNSLLRPPVAAFVRAQAGRLARLVPEPDRLAEQLPWLSLGALKEGREDQVREAAVPAAASPSFCLHAGLAAQFRERDALEAVFRFWAGGEKGPEAFPMSRLWDSRLRHYLGSRYDARRGVSDWDLHMKLHDRGARVIHTSEFRRWRDTGVAFELRDASAYHVPNRTLASGRLLSHRGERVAARGYWGDIVTGPFVAFGIEADDETLLRTSNGQPIKTAGEITQHNVTELFREMAAWGRPRAAQGDPAQVQGDADGSPEPAPVPESFAVHFLSLGSALTLHHKSCYKGRFQLLYMACGMVHLLSPELGACVAPGGRLIVELAQFLVDLRQEQLQGFSTRVGELAQAAGFAPHPGARRSQTFARFYKAGNSAPSHKDPAVGSGTPPPGVLAPPLEATNPPPEDLTQPLEGGTPPSEPLKRPSESQASLLEALVPPTGSQTPKPESLTVPPETNSPIPNF, translated from the exons ATGACCACACCAGCGGGCTCGGGCACTGGCTTCGGCTCTGTGTCCTGGTGGGGCCTGTCCCCGGCGGTTGACCTGCAGGCTGAGA GTCCTCCTGTGGACCCAGACTCACAGGCCGATACAGAGCACGGGACCCCCGAGCTAAATGTGCTGCTGTTGGGCTCCGTGGATGGGCGACACCTGCTACGGACCCTGGCCCGGGCGGCTCTCTGGCCTCGAAGGAGGTTCCGT TTTTATGTGCTGGAGAATAATATGGAAGCTGTAGCCCGGCACATGCTGATTTTCTGCCTAGCCCTGGAGGATCCTGAGAAGATGGGGTTGCAAG AGAGGAGCGAGACCTTCCTGGAGGTGTGGGGGAACTCGCTGCTGCGCCCGCCTGTGGCCGCCTTCGTGCGCGCCCAGGCCGGCCGCTTGGCTCGCCTCGTCCCGGAGCCCGATCGCCTGGCGGAGCAGCTGCCCTGGCTCAGCCTGGGCGCCCTCAAG gagggaagggaggatcAGGTAAGAGAAGCCGCGGTCCCTGCAGCCGCCTCTCCTTCGTTCTGTCTCCACGCGGGCCTGGCCGCGCAGTTCCGCGAGCGCGACGCCCTGGAGGCCGTGTTCCGTTTCTGGGCCGGAGGGGAGAAGGGGCCCGAGGCTTTCCCCATGAGCCGCCTGTGGGACTCGAGGCTGCGCCACTACCTGGGCTCCCGGTACGACGCCCGGCGCGGTGTCAGCGACTGGGACCTGCACATGAAGCTGCACGATCGcggg GCCCGAGTCATCCACACCAGTGAGTTCCGGCGCTGGAGGGACACAGGAGTCGCCTTTGAACTCAGAGACGCCAGCGCTTATCACGTGCCCAACCGGACCCTGGCGTCCGGTCGCCTCCTGAGCCAC CGCGGGGAGCGCGTAGCAGCGCGCGGGTACTGGGGGGACATCGTCACGGGGCCCTTCGTGGCCTTCGGCATCGAAGCGGACGACGAGACCCTCCTGAGGACCAGCAACGGGCAGCCTATCAAG ACTGCGGGCGAGATCACGCAGCACAACGTGACGGAGCTGTTCCGAGAGATGGCCGCCTGGGGGCGCCCGAGAGCCGCCCAGGGAGACCCCGCGCAGGTGCAAGGCGACGCGGATGGAAGCCCGGAGCCTG CCCCTGTCCCGGAATCCTTTGCGGTCCACTTCCTGTCCCTCGGTTCTGCCCTGACCCTCCACCACAAGAGCTGCTACAAGGGACGGTTCCAGCTTCTCTACATGGCTTGTGG GATGGTCCATCTTCTCAGCCCTGAGCTCGGGGCCTGCGTGGCCCCCGGAGGACGCCTCATTGTAGAATTAGCCCA GTTCCTAGTGGACCTGCGGCAGGAGCAGCTGCAGGGGTTCTCCACCCGGGTCGGGGAGCTAGCACAGGCGGCTGGATTCGCCCCACATCCGGGGGCCAGGCGCTCGCAGACCTTCGCGCGCTTCTACAAGGCCGGAAACTCTGCTCCCAGCCACAAGGACCCAGCTGTGGGATCTGGGACTCCGCCCCCTGGAGTCCTGGCCCCGCCCCTTGAGGCAACCAACCCTCCCCCCGAGGACCTGACCCAGCCCCTTGAAGGCGGGACCCCACCCTCTGAACCCCTCAAACGGCCCTCAGAGTCTCAGGCTTCACTGTTGGAGGCTTTGGTTCCACCCACAGGGAGTCAGACCCCCAAACCAGAGAGTCTGACTGTACCTCCAGAGACCAACTCCCCAATCCCTAACTTCTAA
- the DNAAF3 gene encoding dynein axonemal assembly factor 3 isoform X1: MTTPAGSGTGFGSVSWWGLSPAVDLQAESPPVDPDSQADTEHGTPELNVLLLGSVDGRHLLRTLARAALWPRRRFRFYVLENNMEAVARHMLIFCLALEDPEKMGLQERSETFLEVWGNSLLRPPVAAFVRAQAGRLARLVPEPDRLAEQLPWLSLGALKEGREDQVREAAVPAAASPSFCLHAGLAAQFRERDALEAVFRFWAGGEKGPEAFPMSRLWDSRLRHYLGSRYDARRGVSDWDLHMKLHDRGARVIHTSEFRRWRDTGVAFELRDASAYHVPNRTLASGRLLSHRGERVAARGYWGDIVTGPFVAFGIEADDETLLRTSNGQPIKTAGEITQHNVTELFREMAAWGRPRAAQGDPAQVQGDADGSPEPAAPVPESFAVHFLSLGSALTLHHKSCYKGRFQLLYMACGMVHLLSPELGACVAPGGRLIVELAQFLVDLRQEQLQGFSTRVGELAQAAGFAPHPGARRSQTFARFYKAGNSAPSHKDPAVGSGTPPPGVLAPPLEATNPPPEDLTQPLEGGTPPSEPLKRPSESQASLLEALVPPTGSQTPKPESLTVPPETNSPIPNF; encoded by the exons ATGACCACACCAGCGGGCTCGGGCACTGGCTTCGGCTCTGTGTCCTGGTGGGGCCTGTCCCCGGCGGTTGACCTGCAGGCTGAGA GTCCTCCTGTGGACCCAGACTCACAGGCCGATACAGAGCACGGGACCCCCGAGCTAAATGTGCTGCTGTTGGGCTCCGTGGATGGGCGACACCTGCTACGGACCCTGGCCCGGGCGGCTCTCTGGCCTCGAAGGAGGTTCCGT TTTTATGTGCTGGAGAATAATATGGAAGCTGTAGCCCGGCACATGCTGATTTTCTGCCTAGCCCTGGAGGATCCTGAGAAGATGGGGTTGCAAG AGAGGAGCGAGACCTTCCTGGAGGTGTGGGGGAACTCGCTGCTGCGCCCGCCTGTGGCCGCCTTCGTGCGCGCCCAGGCCGGCCGCTTGGCTCGCCTCGTCCCGGAGCCCGATCGCCTGGCGGAGCAGCTGCCCTGGCTCAGCCTGGGCGCCCTCAAG gagggaagggaggatcAGGTAAGAGAAGCCGCGGTCCCTGCAGCCGCCTCTCCTTCGTTCTGTCTCCACGCGGGCCTGGCCGCGCAGTTCCGCGAGCGCGACGCCCTGGAGGCCGTGTTCCGTTTCTGGGCCGGAGGGGAGAAGGGGCCCGAGGCTTTCCCCATGAGCCGCCTGTGGGACTCGAGGCTGCGCCACTACCTGGGCTCCCGGTACGACGCCCGGCGCGGTGTCAGCGACTGGGACCTGCACATGAAGCTGCACGATCGcggg GCCCGAGTCATCCACACCAGTGAGTTCCGGCGCTGGAGGGACACAGGAGTCGCCTTTGAACTCAGAGACGCCAGCGCTTATCACGTGCCCAACCGGACCCTGGCGTCCGGTCGCCTCCTGAGCCAC CGCGGGGAGCGCGTAGCAGCGCGCGGGTACTGGGGGGACATCGTCACGGGGCCCTTCGTGGCCTTCGGCATCGAAGCGGACGACGAGACCCTCCTGAGGACCAGCAACGGGCAGCCTATCAAG ACTGCGGGCGAGATCACGCAGCACAACGTGACGGAGCTGTTCCGAGAGATGGCCGCCTGGGGGCGCCCGAGAGCCGCCCAGGGAGACCCCGCGCAGGTGCAAGGCGACGCGGATGGAAGCCCGGAGCCTG CAGCCCCTGTCCCGGAATCCTTTGCGGTCCACTTCCTGTCCCTCGGTTCTGCCCTGACCCTCCACCACAAGAGCTGCTACAAGGGACGGTTCCAGCTTCTCTACATGGCTTGTGG GATGGTCCATCTTCTCAGCCCTGAGCTCGGGGCCTGCGTGGCCCCCGGAGGACGCCTCATTGTAGAATTAGCCCA GTTCCTAGTGGACCTGCGGCAGGAGCAGCTGCAGGGGTTCTCCACCCGGGTCGGGGAGCTAGCACAGGCGGCTGGATTCGCCCCACATCCGGGGGCCAGGCGCTCGCAGACCTTCGCGCGCTTCTACAAGGCCGGAAACTCTGCTCCCAGCCACAAGGACCCAGCTGTGGGATCTGGGACTCCGCCCCCTGGAGTCCTGGCCCCGCCCCTTGAGGCAACCAACCCTCCCCCCGAGGACCTGACCCAGCCCCTTGAAGGCGGGACCCCACCCTCTGAACCCCTCAAACGGCCCTCAGAGTCTCAGGCTTCACTGTTGGAGGCTTTGGTTCCACCCACAGGGAGTCAGACCCCCAAACCAGAGAGTCTGACTGTACCTCCAGAGACCAACTCCCCAATCCCTAACTTCTAA
- the DNAAF3 gene encoding dynein axonemal assembly factor 3 isoform X3 — protein MTTPAGSGTGFGSVSWWGLSPAVDLQAESPPVDPDSQADTEHGTPELNVLLLGSVDGRHLLRTLARAALWPRRRFRFYVLENNMEAVARHMLIFCLALEDPEKMGLQERSETFLEVWGNSLLRPPVAAFVRAQAGRLARLVPEPDRLAEQLPWLSLGALKFRERDALEAVFRFWAGGEKGPEAFPMSRLWDSRLRHYLGSRYDARRGVSDWDLHMKLHDRGARVIHTSEFRRWRDTGVAFELRDASAYHVPNRTLASGRLLSHRGERVAARGYWGDIVTGPFVAFGIEADDETLLRTSNGQPIKTAGEITQHNVTELFREMAAWGRPRAAQGDPAQVQGDADGSPEPAAPVPESFAVHFLSLGSALTLHHKSCYKGRFQLLYMACGMVHLLSPELGACVAPGGRLIVELAQFLVDLRQEQLQGFSTRVGELAQAAGFAPHPGARRSQTFARFYKAGNSAPSHKDPAVGSGTPPPGVLAPPLEATNPPPEDLTQPLEGGTPPSEPLKRPSESQASLLEALVPPTGSQTPKPESLTVPPETNSPIPNF, from the exons ATGACCACACCAGCGGGCTCGGGCACTGGCTTCGGCTCTGTGTCCTGGTGGGGCCTGTCCCCGGCGGTTGACCTGCAGGCTGAGA GTCCTCCTGTGGACCCAGACTCACAGGCCGATACAGAGCACGGGACCCCCGAGCTAAATGTGCTGCTGTTGGGCTCCGTGGATGGGCGACACCTGCTACGGACCCTGGCCCGGGCGGCTCTCTGGCCTCGAAGGAGGTTCCGT TTTTATGTGCTGGAGAATAATATGGAAGCTGTAGCCCGGCACATGCTGATTTTCTGCCTAGCCCTGGAGGATCCTGAGAAGATGGGGTTGCAAG AGAGGAGCGAGACCTTCCTGGAGGTGTGGGGGAACTCGCTGCTGCGCCCGCCTGTGGCCGCCTTCGTGCGCGCCCAGGCCGGCCGCTTGGCTCGCCTCGTCCCGGAGCCCGATCGCCTGGCGGAGCAGCTGCCCTGGCTCAGCCTGGGCGCCCTCAAG TTCCGCGAGCGCGACGCCCTGGAGGCCGTGTTCCGTTTCTGGGCCGGAGGGGAGAAGGGGCCCGAGGCTTTCCCCATGAGCCGCCTGTGGGACTCGAGGCTGCGCCACTACCTGGGCTCCCGGTACGACGCCCGGCGCGGTGTCAGCGACTGGGACCTGCACATGAAGCTGCACGATCGcggg GCCCGAGTCATCCACACCAGTGAGTTCCGGCGCTGGAGGGACACAGGAGTCGCCTTTGAACTCAGAGACGCCAGCGCTTATCACGTGCCCAACCGGACCCTGGCGTCCGGTCGCCTCCTGAGCCAC CGCGGGGAGCGCGTAGCAGCGCGCGGGTACTGGGGGGACATCGTCACGGGGCCCTTCGTGGCCTTCGGCATCGAAGCGGACGACGAGACCCTCCTGAGGACCAGCAACGGGCAGCCTATCAAG ACTGCGGGCGAGATCACGCAGCACAACGTGACGGAGCTGTTCCGAGAGATGGCCGCCTGGGGGCGCCCGAGAGCCGCCCAGGGAGACCCCGCGCAGGTGCAAGGCGACGCGGATGGAAGCCCGGAGCCTG CAGCCCCTGTCCCGGAATCCTTTGCGGTCCACTTCCTGTCCCTCGGTTCTGCCCTGACCCTCCACCACAAGAGCTGCTACAAGGGACGGTTCCAGCTTCTCTACATGGCTTGTGG GATGGTCCATCTTCTCAGCCCTGAGCTCGGGGCCTGCGTGGCCCCCGGAGGACGCCTCATTGTAGAATTAGCCCA GTTCCTAGTGGACCTGCGGCAGGAGCAGCTGCAGGGGTTCTCCACCCGGGTCGGGGAGCTAGCACAGGCGGCTGGATTCGCCCCACATCCGGGGGCCAGGCGCTCGCAGACCTTCGCGCGCTTCTACAAGGCCGGAAACTCTGCTCCCAGCCACAAGGACCCAGCTGTGGGATCTGGGACTCCGCCCCCTGGAGTCCTGGCCCCGCCCCTTGAGGCAACCAACCCTCCCCCCGAGGACCTGACCCAGCCCCTTGAAGGCGGGACCCCACCCTCTGAACCCCTCAAACGGCCCTCAGAGTCTCAGGCTTCACTGTTGGAGGCTTTGGTTCCACCCACAGGGAGTCAGACCCCCAAACCAGAGAGTCTGACTGTACCTCCAGAGACCAACTCCCCAATCCCTAACTTCTAA